A region of Necator americanus strain Aroian chromosome I, whole genome shotgun sequence DNA encodes the following proteins:
- a CDS encoding hypothetical protein (NECATOR_CHRI.G1362.T1), whose product MVEVHSLMASASYDMTVRIWDVGSGRHVTTIPHSDSQVNAMAFTPNGYQLAVAGFQKVRIYDMTTLKPPNHINPIVCFEQIMKNVTAIGFEAQSRWMFTGGEDHSCRVYEMRVNQLVCQRVFDNLDPVTSVVIHGNQVELFIADQAGQVYVWDLRRDGHTQLPMPPLSYQEFVTNLAIHPSANMLAGITNRGYLIVWDLSNGSDEWAQKQNYIERTTETVARLRLDDSGKHLIHKSYGLSCKYSPDGRTLVTTGADNTIHVLESHDCTQKSNIDAGCDWNWNSAFTCDSRLLFTGGSDNRVKLWDVESSQMVMKYDGHTKPITALCVSDVPMR is encoded by the exons ATGGTGGAAGTGCACAGCCTAATGGCTTCTGCATCCTATGATATGACAGTGCGAATATGGGATGTTGGCTCAGGAAGACATGTTACAACCATACCTCATTCTGATTCGCAA GTCAATGCTATGGCATTCACTCCAAACGGTTATCAATTAGCCGTTGCTGGTTTCCAGAAAGTTCGGATATATGATATGACAACCTTAAAACCTCCAAATCATATCAACCCTATTGTGTGCTTCGAGCAGATTATGAAAAATGTCACCGCTATTggttttgaa GCTCAAAGCAGGTGGATGTTCACCGGAGGAGAAGACCATTCCTGCCGAGTGTACGAAATGAGAGTAAATCAGCTAGTCTGTCAGAGAGTATTTGAT AATCTCGACCCAGTGACGAGTGTGGTTATCCATGGAAATCAAGTGGAGCTGTTTATTGCTGACCAAGCAG GACAGGTCTACGTATGGGATTTACGGCGTGATGGTCATACACAGCTCCCAATGCCACCCCTTTCCTATCAGGAATTCGTCACGAACCTCGCTATTCATCCATCAGCCAACATGCTTGCGGGTATAACAAATAGAG gATATCTGATAGTCTGGGATCTCAGCAACGGTTCTGATGAATGGGCTCAGAAACAG AACTACATAGAAAGAACTACCGAAACCGTTGCAAGGTTGAGGCTTGACGACAGCGGAAAACATCTTATTCATAAGTCCTATGGACTAAGTTGCAA GTATTCTCCCGATGGACGTACCCTCGTAACGACGGGTGCTGACAATACCATCCACGTGCTGGAATCGCATGACTGTACCCAGAAGTCGAACATAGACGCTGGATGTGACTGGAACTGGAACTCAGCATTCACGTGCGATTCACG ATTGCTTTTCACTGGTGGATCCGACAATCGTGTTAAACTCTGGGATGTGGAATCCAGCCAAATGGTAATGAAATACGATGGCCATACAAAGCCTATAACAGCACTGTGTGTGTCTGATGTTCCTATGAGGTAG